Proteins encoded within one genomic window of Amycolatopsis sp. 2-15:
- a CDS encoding SCO5389 family protein, translated as MSLDVSPALLEKAERGEVSDAEFVACVRESLPYAWEVITGVIAEADGAPDGFADNETPPPSEAARGQLLRALASDAIRGGLERHFGVKLAFQNCHRVAVFRTSEMDSDRYRAFVSVRGQLLNQSPELRDC; from the coding sequence TTGTCTCTGGACGTATCGCCCGCGCTGCTGGAAAAGGCCGAGCGCGGGGAGGTCTCCGACGCCGAGTTCGTCGCCTGCGTGCGGGAGTCGCTGCCCTACGCGTGGGAAGTGATCACGGGCGTGATCGCCGAGGCCGACGGCGCGCCGGATGGCTTCGCCGACAACGAGACGCCGCCGCCGAGCGAGGCCGCACGCGGGCAGCTGCTGCGTGCGCTGGCCTCCGACGCCATCCGCGGCGGGCTCGAGCGCCACTTCGGCGTGAAGCTCGCTTTCCAGAACTGCCACCGGGTGGCGGTGTTCCGGACGTCCGAAATGGACAGTGACCGCTACCGCGCGTTCGTGTCGGTGCGCGGGCAGCTGCTCAACCAGAGCCCGGAGCTGCGGGACTGCTAG
- a CDS encoding LLM class flavin-dependent oxidoreductase — protein MRHTRFGVFLVSGRFPGQEDAEVLLRTVRAAEAAEAAGFDDVWLAEHHFLPYGVCPSAITLAAHVLGRTSRIAVGTAVSVLSTTHPVALAEQWSMLDAVSGGRLRLGVGRGGPWQDLEVFGTGLERYESGFEESLDVLLTAANGTASAAGEHFAFREVPLVPAPRRRPEVVVAAGGPKSDAVRLAAERGLPMLLGLHAGDDEKAATVEAYGGHNNHVSTVLCEVGDSREAALDVMRKSLPGWLSDGLGAHVTVDGRPGPSRDPHEYTEHLCEIHPVGDPDYCVATLETSLRRTGAAHVIMFVEASGTPEGTEENIARIGAEVLPALRS, from the coding sequence CTGAGGCACACCCGCTTCGGCGTCTTCCTCGTCTCCGGGCGGTTCCCGGGGCAGGAGGACGCCGAAGTGCTGCTCAGGACCGTGCGCGCGGCCGAGGCCGCCGAGGCGGCGGGCTTCGACGACGTCTGGCTCGCCGAGCACCACTTCCTGCCCTACGGCGTGTGCCCGTCGGCGATCACGCTCGCCGCGCACGTCCTCGGGCGCACGTCGCGGATCGCCGTCGGCACGGCGGTGAGCGTGCTGTCGACGACGCACCCGGTGGCGCTGGCGGAGCAGTGGTCGATGCTCGACGCGGTGTCCGGCGGCCGGCTGCGCCTCGGCGTCGGGCGCGGCGGGCCGTGGCAGGACCTGGAGGTGTTCGGCACCGGGCTCGAGCGGTACGAGAGCGGTTTCGAGGAATCACTCGACGTGCTGCTCACCGCTGCGAACGGCACCGCGTCCGCGGCTGGTGAACACTTCGCCTTCCGCGAGGTGCCGCTGGTGCCGGCGCCGCGGCGGCGGCCGGAGGTGGTCGTGGCGGCCGGCGGGCCGAAGTCCGACGCCGTGCGGCTGGCTGCCGAGCGCGGCTTGCCGATGCTGCTCGGGCTTCACGCCGGTGACGACGAGAAGGCCGCGACCGTCGAGGCCTACGGCGGGCACAACAACCACGTGTCCACGGTCCTCTGCGAGGTCGGCGACAGCCGTGAGGCGGCCCTCGACGTGATGCGGAAGTCGTTGCCCGGCTGGCTTTCCGACGGGCTCGGCGCCCACGTGACGGTGGATGGCCGGCCCGGTCCGTCGCGTGATCCGCACGAGTACACCGAGCACCTGTGCGAGATCCACCCGGTCGGGGATCCGGACTACTGCGTGGCGACGCTGGAAACGAGCCTCCGGCGCACCGGGGCCGCCCACGTGATCATGTTCGTGGAGGCGTCCGGTACGCCGGAGGGCACGGAGGAGAACATCGCGCGGATCGGCGCCGAGGTGCTGCCCGCGCTCAGGTCTTGA